In the Chelonoidis abingdonii isolate Lonesome George chromosome 13, CheloAbing_2.0, whole genome shotgun sequence genome, one interval contains:
- the LOC142045773 gene encoding maestro heat-like repeat-containing protein family member 7 gives MSRVSQERARAIRSSTALLRYAVTLPEFDISAEFPRMGHHVAQLALFVSDPDKDISRQAREGTYQLYQLLLQQRGLTIHEAEDLWCHDWHQDSRLLGYKNTARVGEVFGKFFSEGQRKYFLQTAMLAINDPLLHVRQAGLLLTYSILGEAQKWMGDKALGCVTASQMGAVRS, from the exons ATGTCCAGGGTGTCccaggagagagccagggccaTTAGAAGCAGCACGGCCCTGCTCAGATACGCAGTCACCCTCCCTGAGTTTGAT ATCTCAGCAGAGTTCCCTAGGATGGGTCACCATGTGGCCCAGCTGGCTCTGTTTGTCAGTGACCCAGACAAGGATATCAGCCGGCAGGCCAGGGAGGGGACTTACCAGCTGTACCAGCTGCTGCTCCAACAGAGGG ggCTGACCATACATGAGGCAGAAGACCTGTGGTGCCATGACTGGCACCAGGACAGCAGGCTCCTGGGCTATAAAAACACAGCCAGAGTGGGGGAG GTCTTTGGAAAATTCTTCTCTGAGGGGCAGAGAAAATACTTCCTCCAGACAGCAATGCTGGCAATCAACGACCCCCTGCTGCATGTCAGGCAGGCTGGGCTACTCCTCACATACTCCATCCTGGGGGAAGCCCAGAAATGGATGGGGGACAAG GCCCTGGGGTGTGTGACTGCCTCCCAGATGGGTGCAGTCAGAAGCTGA